One Bradyrhizobium sp. CCGB12 genomic window carries:
- a CDS encoding HlyD family secretion protein — protein sequence MAVSRDQAARVLRHEAMGEAGVDGASETSAPLAELRAHVAEETKRREAPEKPVTDKPAAPAPEAPAAGAPKSGAPKSGKRKFVLMGVGLVLALAAASYAGYYTLVGRFYISTDDAYVRANNTMLGARVAGHISSILAGDNTPVRAGDVVFRIDEGDYKIAVDAAATRIATQQATIDRIGRQVAALDSQVAQAKAQLVSAEAGLKRADLDYERQQALSNKGFASRAVFESSEAGRDQGAAAVKAAQAAYDVAVSNVDVAKAQQAEAQAQLAELKTTLAKAERDLGFTAVRAPVNGTFSNRLVNTGDFVAVGQRLGNIVPLDDVYIDANFKETQLKRIRPGQPVTIKVDAYGMRKFSGVVDSIAAGSGSVFTLLPPDNATGNFTKIVQRVPVRIRVPKSVAKQNLLRAGMSVYATVDTNKGAADADSEVDLDDPAVHPQ from the coding sequence ATGGCCGTATCGAGAGACCAGGCTGCGCGCGTCCTTCGCCACGAAGCGATGGGGGAGGCGGGCGTTGATGGTGCGTCCGAGACATCCGCCCCCCTTGCCGAGTTGCGCGCTCATGTGGCCGAGGAAACCAAACGTCGTGAGGCGCCGGAGAAGCCCGTGACCGACAAGCCGGCCGCACCTGCGCCAGAGGCGCCCGCTGCCGGCGCGCCCAAGTCCGGTGCGCCCAAGTCCGGCAAGCGCAAATTCGTCCTGATGGGTGTCGGCCTCGTCCTCGCGCTCGCCGCCGCCAGCTATGCCGGCTATTACACGCTGGTCGGCCGCTTCTACATCTCCACCGACGACGCCTATGTCCGCGCCAACAACACCATGCTCGGTGCGCGCGTTGCCGGCCACATCTCTTCGATCCTCGCCGGCGACAACACGCCGGTGCGCGCCGGCGACGTCGTCTTCCGCATCGACGAGGGCGACTACAAGATCGCGGTCGATGCCGCCGCGACCAGGATCGCGACCCAGCAGGCCACCATCGACCGCATCGGCCGCCAGGTCGCAGCGCTCGACAGCCAGGTCGCGCAGGCCAAGGCGCAGCTCGTCTCGGCTGAAGCCGGCCTCAAGCGCGCCGACCTCGATTACGAGCGTCAGCAGGCGCTGAGCAACAAGGGCTTTGCCTCGCGCGCCGTGTTCGAGAGCTCGGAGGCCGGACGCGACCAGGGCGCCGCCGCGGTCAAGGCCGCGCAGGCCGCCTACGATGTCGCCGTCAGCAATGTCGACGTCGCCAAGGCGCAGCAGGCCGAAGCGCAGGCGCAGCTCGCCGAGCTCAAGACCACGCTCGCCAAGGCCGAGCGCGACCTCGGCTTCACCGCGGTGCGCGCGCCGGTCAACGGCACGTTCTCGAATCGCCTGGTCAACACCGGCGACTTCGTTGCGGTCGGCCAGCGCCTCGGCAACATCGTGCCGCTCGACGATGTCTATATCGACGCCAATTTCAAGGAAACCCAGCTCAAGCGCATCCGTCCCGGCCAGCCGGTGACGATCAAGGTCGATGCCTACGGCATGCGCAAGTTCTCCGGCGTGGTCGACAGCATTGCGGCGGGCTCCGGCTCGGTGTTCACGCTGCTGCCGCCCGACAACGCCACCGGCAATTTCACCAAGATCGTGCAGCGCGTGCCGGTCCGCATCCGGGTGCCGAAGTCGGTGGCGAAGCAGAACCTGCTCCGCGCCGGCATGTCGGTCTATGCGACCGTCGACACCAACAAGGGCGCCGCCGACGCCGACAGCGAGGTCGATCTCGACGATCCCGCCGTCCATCCGCAGTAG
- a CDS encoding TetR/AcrR family transcriptional regulator, which yields MVVAASERLQVVQEEDSSKRRQILDGARHVFMALGFDGASMGEIARAAQVSKGTLYVYFADKCALFEAILEEEALQHGQVVFNFDPARDAETTLKEFGRAYIHLLCRPGGGSAIRTVMAIAERMPEVGRRYYARVLDKTINRLSEYLSAHVASGDLEIDNCDLAASQFMELCKASLFLPFVFQAAPAPSEERMTEVIDSATRMFLAAYRVK from the coding sequence ATGGTTGTAGCTGCCAGCGAACGTCTCCAAGTCGTCCAGGAAGAGGACAGCTCCAAGCGCCGCCAGATCCTGGACGGGGCCCGCCATGTGTTTATGGCGCTCGGTTTCGACGGTGCCAGCATGGGCGAGATTGCGCGCGCGGCGCAGGTCTCCAAGGGCACGCTCTACGTCTACTTCGCCGACAAATGCGCGCTGTTCGAAGCCATTCTCGAAGAGGAAGCGCTCCAGCACGGCCAGGTCGTGTTCAATTTCGATCCCGCGCGCGATGCCGAAACCACACTGAAGGAGTTCGGCCGCGCCTACATTCATTTGCTCTGCCGCCCCGGCGGCGGATCGGCGATCCGCACCGTGATGGCCATCGCCGAGCGCATGCCCGAGGTCGGCCGCCGCTATTATGCGCGGGTGCTCGACAAGACCATCAACCGCCTCTCCGAGTACCTCAGCGCCCACGTCGCCTCCGGCGATCTCGAGATCGACAATTGCGATCTTGCGGCTTCGCAATTCATGGAACTCTGCAAGGCCTCACTCTTCCTGCCCTTCGTCTTCCAGGCCGCGCCCGCACCATCGGAAGAGCGGATGACCGAGGTGATCGACAGCGCGACGCGGATGTTCCTGGCGGCATATCGGGTGAAATAG
- a CDS encoding DUF6665 family protein, translating into MSRDLRTPVDILHYEIVQEQASALGRMGRALEQTLTRLREFDTAHEHAETPASLQPARRKLVAEAGQALWMFVVQREATGLRDSRHIMRTYNVPGEVQRCMGVAPAPSKPTST; encoded by the coding sequence ATGTCTCGTGATCTTCGCACACCGGTCGACATCCTCCACTATGAGATCGTCCAGGAACAGGCTTCGGCGCTTGGACGCATGGGCCGCGCGCTCGAACAGACACTGACGCGCCTGCGCGAGTTCGACACCGCCCACGAGCACGCGGAGACGCCGGCCTCGCTGCAACCGGCGAGGCGCAAGCTGGTCGCGGAAGCCGGTCAGGCGCTCTGGATGTTCGTGGTGCAGCGTGAGGCAACGGGCTTGCGCGACAGCCGCCATATCATGCGCACCTACAACGTCCCGGGCGAGGTGCAGCGGTGCATGGGGGTGGCCCCTGCACCGTCGAAGCCGACCTCGACATGA
- a CDS encoding DUF2147 domain-containing protein: MNKLTIAATALFLASTAAAHAGSSISFQIEGQHIRIETPRNCASLNCVTIVAPGLSDKPIKLNNINLKGLGGSKDDDIDTTPAPATTTAQPTPAPVQQQPAPQSAAPAAPAVTTPAAPAAPATVAAVPSVGSDNTQAAPVAAPAPVPAPVAAAPAPAPAPVAAPAPAAIPNSPVGVWATEENKGNVRVEQCGANLCGYAVKTNERILINMKPDGSKWSGRIHDPNSGRNYDSTIAMKGPNAMRVQGCAFGGMFCGGQTWKRVS; the protein is encoded by the coding sequence ATGAACAAGCTCACCATCGCCGCCACAGCGCTCTTCCTCGCGTCGACCGCCGCCGCACATGCCGGCAGTTCGATCTCGTTCCAGATCGAAGGCCAGCACATCCGCATCGAGACGCCGCGCAACTGCGCCTCGCTCAATTGCGTGACCATCGTCGCGCCAGGCCTGTCGGACAAGCCGATCAAGCTGAACAACATCAACCTCAAGGGCCTCGGCGGCTCCAAGGACGATGACATCGATACCACGCCGGCTCCGGCGACCACGACGGCGCAGCCCACACCGGCTCCGGTGCAGCAGCAGCCCGCGCCTCAATCGGCTGCGCCCGCCGCGCCAGCCGTTACCACTCCCGCCGCCCCGGCAGCACCCGCGACTGTTGCCGCCGTTCCGTCCGTCGGCTCCGACAACACGCAGGCCGCCCCTGTTGCGGCGCCTGCTCCCGTTCCCGCACCCGTCGCGGCTGCTCCCGCGCCGGCCCCGGCTCCCGTTGCCGCGCCTGCGCCCGCCGCGATACCGAACTCGCCGGTCGGCGTGTGGGCGACCGAAGAGAACAAGGGCAATGTCCGTGTCGAGCAGTGCGGCGCCAATCTCTGCGGCTATGCCGTGAAGACCAACGAGCGCATCCTGATCAACATGAAGCCCGACGGCTCGAAGTGGAGCGGCCGCATCCACGATCCCAACTCCGGCCGCAACTACGACTCGACCATCGCGATGAAGGGCCCGAATGCGATGCGCGTGCAGGGCTGCGCGTTCGGCGGCATGTTCTGCGGCGGCCAGACCTGGAAGCGCGTGAGCTGA
- a CDS encoding NUDIX hydrolase, which yields MARAPVLAAGGIVLRRGAPPLVAVVRQRKRNEWVLPKGKLDDGETPKDAAHREVLEETGHDVAIHEFLGTLVYQSGGRTKAVHFWRMEADGGPVRKLMNDIKAVDWLTLDDAIARLSREYERAFLTQVGPIALAAAGLAPAAVPEPPSLAADDIDAALQPLTPAEAASVDELRHGLLQKVKAWLRGEA from the coding sequence ATGGCGCGGGCGCCGGTACTTGCGGCGGGTGGTATTGTGCTGCGGCGAGGTGCGCCGCCGCTGGTTGCAGTGGTGCGTCAGCGCAAGCGCAATGAATGGGTCCTGCCCAAGGGCAAGCTCGACGACGGCGAGACGCCGAAGGACGCCGCGCATCGCGAGGTGCTGGAGGAGACTGGCCACGATGTCGCCATCCACGAATTTCTGGGCACGCTGGTCTATCAGTCGGGCGGGCGCACCAAGGCCGTGCATTTCTGGCGCATGGAGGCCGATGGCGGCCCCGTCCGCAAGCTGATGAACGACATCAAGGCGGTGGACTGGCTGACGCTGGACGATGCCATCGCGCGGCTGTCGCGCGAGTATGAGCGCGCGTTTCTCACGCAGGTTGGTCCGATCGCGCTCGCGGCTGCGGGGCTGGCGCCTGCGGCCGTTCCCGAGCCGCCGTCGCTGGCGGCCGACGACATCGATGCCGCCTTGCAGCCGCTGACGCCGGCCGAAGCCGCCTCGGTCGACGAGTTGCGGCACGGCCTGTTGCAGAAGGTGAAGGCCTGGCTGCGCGGCGAGGCGTGA
- a CDS encoding DUF2147 domain-containing protein has translation MKRLAISLGTLIALMAIAPAAEAGSFSFSIRGHRFHVESPRHCRSASCVSMSTRSLRPTDDVGTAPAARPAPAPVVQAPQPVCPAAPVKSAQAAVLAPLPAPVAPVLAAATSQPVVPPPAPKLEVPKGELLSPNPPRMEPPVIAPKPETNQGTTISQRSDDEPAYSPLGEWESVGAKGTVRIERCGSALCGYALTEASSRGESVLVNMKPKTHDVWTGSIYSRSSGNTYYSTMTLKSSGKLHVEACALGHFFCSGNDWTRVEAPREQMITTSRQSSGVRS, from the coding sequence ATGAAGCGGCTTGCGATTTCGCTTGGCACATTGATCGCCCTGATGGCGATTGCGCCCGCAGCCGAGGCTGGTTCCTTTTCCTTCTCGATCCGCGGCCACCGCTTCCATGTCGAGTCGCCCCGCCATTGCCGATCTGCGTCCTGTGTTTCGATGTCCACTCGCAGCCTCCGGCCGACAGACGACGTCGGCACAGCACCGGCCGCGCGGCCGGCGCCCGCGCCGGTCGTCCAGGCGCCGCAGCCGGTTTGTCCGGCGGCGCCGGTCAAGTCGGCGCAAGCGGCGGTCCTCGCTCCGCTACCGGCACCGGTGGCCCCCGTCCTTGCTGCCGCGACATCACAGCCGGTCGTGCCTCCGCCTGCGCCAAAACTCGAGGTACCAAAGGGTGAGCTACTGAGCCCCAATCCGCCGCGCATGGAGCCACCAGTCATCGCCCCGAAGCCGGAGACCAATCAGGGCACGACGATCTCTCAACGCAGCGACGATGAGCCGGCCTATTCGCCGCTCGGTGAATGGGAGAGCGTGGGTGCCAAGGGCACGGTCCGCATCGAGCGCTGTGGATCTGCACTGTGCGGTTACGCACTGACCGAGGCCTCAAGCCGTGGCGAGAGCGTGCTCGTCAACATGAAGCCGAAAACGCACGACGTCTGGACCGGCAGCATCTACAGCCGTTCCAGCGGCAACACCTATTACTCGACGATGACGCTGAAGAGTTCTGGCAAGCTGCACGTCGAAGCCTGCGCGCTCGGCCACTTCTTTTGCTCCGGCAACGACTGGACGCGCGTTGAGGCGCCGCGAGAGCAAATGATCACGACGTCGCGGCAGTCGAGCGGTGTGAGATCGTAG
- a CDS encoding extensin family protein: MTRGVRLYLVGSIVLVSLAGCGRGFFQAEREPWRAEAEAACLKSGAVKESADIVRIDPISGPGQCGAEFPLKVAAIGEASGSYGFADEELRPPGSIGSQPRWPVTQPRSNYPQSQNYPASSYPPRSNYPESAVRQPSGYGNSAGPMSLNAPGVAPQEDEIDLPPEGTDAAGAARYMNAPSYPSRPAGPAPYSQAPAQQPLPRLGPAQGNPVTAVGPVAIKPTATLACPIVSELDRWLADTVQPSAMRWFGVRVAEIKQISAYSCRGMNGNSHAHISEHAFGNALDISAFVLADGRRVTVKGGWRGMPEEQGFLRDVQSGACAHFTTVLAPGSNVYHYDHIHVDLMRRASRRLICQPAAASGEEVAARAQSRSPYANARDPSVTGSLGARKSATRKHEEDEYADE, from the coding sequence ATGACGCGCGGAGTTCGTTTGTATCTCGTCGGCTCCATCGTCCTTGTTTCGCTAGCGGGTTGCGGACGCGGCTTCTTCCAGGCCGAACGTGAACCGTGGCGAGCCGAGGCGGAAGCGGCGTGCCTGAAATCAGGGGCGGTGAAGGAGAGTGCGGACATCGTCCGCATCGACCCGATCTCCGGCCCCGGCCAGTGTGGCGCCGAATTTCCACTCAAGGTCGCCGCCATCGGCGAAGCCTCCGGCAGCTATGGTTTTGCCGACGAGGAGTTGCGTCCGCCGGGGAGCATCGGCAGCCAGCCGCGCTGGCCGGTGACGCAGCCGCGATCGAACTATCCGCAGAGCCAGAATTATCCGGCATCCTCCTATCCGCCGCGGTCGAACTACCCCGAGAGCGCGGTGCGCCAGCCCTCCGGCTATGGCAACTCAGCCGGACCGATGTCGCTGAACGCGCCCGGCGTGGCGCCGCAGGAAGACGAGATCGATCTGCCGCCCGAGGGCACTGATGCCGCGGGCGCGGCGCGCTACATGAATGCGCCGAGCTATCCGTCGCGGCCGGCCGGTCCGGCGCCTTATTCGCAGGCGCCCGCGCAGCAGCCGCTGCCGCGTCTTGGCCCGGCGCAGGGCAATCCCGTCACCGCCGTCGGTCCCGTTGCGATCAAGCCGACCGCGACGCTGGCGTGTCCGATCGTGTCCGAGCTCGACCGCTGGCTCGCCGATACCGTGCAGCCCTCGGCCATGCGCTGGTTTGGCGTCCGCGTCGCCGAGATCAAGCAGATCTCTGCCTATTCCTGCCGCGGCATGAACGGCAACTCGCATGCCCACATCTCCGAGCACGCCTTCGGCAATGCGCTCGACATCTCCGCCTTCGTGCTCGCCGACGGCCGCCGCGTCACCGTGAAGGGTGGCTGGCGCGGCATGCCTGAAGAGCAGGGATTCTTGCGCGACGTGCAGTCAGGTGCGTGCGCGCATTTCACCACGGTGCTCGCGCCGGGCTCGAACGTCTATCACTACGATCACATTCACGTCGACCTGATGCGCCGCGCCAGCCGTCGCCTGATCTGCCAGCCGGCCGCCGCGTCCGGCGAAGAGGTCGCCGCGCGCGCGCAATCGCGCAGCCCCTATGCCAATGCGCGCGATCCCTCTGTCACCGGCTCGCTCGGTGCGCGCAAGAGCGCGACGCGCAAGCATGAGGAAGACGAGTACGCCGACGAGTGA
- a CDS encoding aminotransferase class III-fold pyridoxal phosphate-dependent enzyme, giving the protein METTLPILSMSVAAAASAAAVFPKLKARIELSRAKHRSLAGHSKMSRRVAKLLPFYEFEGDKYFGCDGAPDNVVKRRKDAFFRLAALYADRYPKGRAMTREAAETISDLNFTESYRVPFQFSRLVREHLGTSTFMESSSGVTITDVDGNTSYDLTGSYGVNIFGNDFYKECIEGSEKRAHALGPVLGPYHPVILENVQRLCQISGLDEVSFHMSGTEAVMQAVRLARYHTKRTHLVRFAGAYHGWWGDVQPGVGNPIAAHETYTLSEMSEKTLHVLRTRKDIACVLVNPLQGLHPNANAPGDSSLVDSSRGGNFDRAAYTEWLKKLREVCDQRGIVLIFDEVFVGFRLAAGGAQEYFGVRADMVTYGKSLAGGLPVGVVCGKRELMRRFRDDRPADICFARGTFNSHPYVMTAMDEFLSRLASPNFRAIYDGLEETWNGRVHKLNQMMEGAGLPVRFANFSSIWTVKYTTPSRYNWMLQYYLRAEGLSLSWVGTGRLIFSLNYTDADFTEVAERFVRAAQKMKADGFWWHDGVLTNKNIKRQILKEMLAKRLGR; this is encoded by the coding sequence ATGGAAACGACACTCCCGATTCTCTCGATGTCCGTGGCCGCCGCAGCGTCCGCTGCCGCCGTCTTCCCGAAGCTGAAAGCGCGGATCGAACTCTCCCGCGCCAAGCACCGGTCGCTCGCCGGGCACTCCAAGATGTCGCGCCGGGTGGCAAAGCTGCTCCCGTTCTACGAGTTCGAGGGCGACAAGTATTTCGGCTGCGACGGCGCGCCTGACAACGTGGTGAAGCGGCGCAAGGACGCCTTCTTCCGTCTCGCCGCTCTCTACGCCGATCGCTACCCCAAGGGCCGCGCGATGACGAGGGAGGCGGCAGAGACGATCTCCGACCTGAACTTCACCGAGAGCTACCGCGTGCCGTTCCAGTTCTCGCGCCTCGTTCGCGAGCATCTGGGCACCTCGACCTTCATGGAATCGTCCAGCGGCGTCACCATCACGGATGTCGACGGCAACACCTCCTACGATCTCACGGGGTCGTACGGCGTCAACATCTTCGGCAACGACTTCTACAAGGAGTGCATCGAAGGCTCCGAGAAGCGCGCCCATGCGCTGGGTCCGGTGCTCGGTCCCTACCATCCCGTCATCCTCGAGAACGTGCAGCGGCTTTGCCAGATCTCCGGCCTCGACGAGGTCTCGTTCCACATGTCCGGCACCGAAGCCGTGATGCAGGCAGTTCGGCTCGCGCGTTATCACACCAAGCGCACGCATCTCGTTCGCTTCGCCGGCGCCTATCACGGCTGGTGGGGCGACGTGCAGCCCGGCGTCGGCAACCCGATCGCCGCGCATGAGACCTACACGCTCTCCGAGATGTCGGAGAAGACGCTGCATGTCCTGCGCACGCGCAAGGACATCGCCTGCGTGCTGGTCAATCCGCTGCAGGGCCTGCATCCGAATGCCAACGCGCCCGGCGATTCCTCGCTGGTCGATTCCTCCCGCGGCGGCAACTTTGACCGCGCGGCCTACACCGAGTGGCTGAAGAAGCTGCGCGAGGTCTGCGACCAACGCGGCATCGTGCTGATCTTCGACGAGGTCTTCGTCGGCTTCCGTCTCGCCGCCGGCGGCGCCCAGGAATATTTCGGCGTACGCGCCGACATGGTGACCTACGGCAAGAGCCTCGCCGGCGGCCTGCCGGTCGGCGTCGTCTGCGGCAAGCGCGAATTGATGCGTCGCTTCCGCGATGATCGTCCCGCCGACATCTGCTTTGCGCGCGGCACCTTCAACTCGCACCCCTACGTCATGACGGCGATGGACGAGTTTTTGAGCCGGCTCGCCAGCCCGAACTTCCGCGCCATCTATGACGGCCTGGAGGAGACCTGGAACGGCCGCGTCCACAAGCTCAACCAGATGATGGAGGGCGCCGGCCTGCCGGTACGCTTCGCCAACTTCTCGTCGATCTGGACGGTGAAATACACCACGCCGTCCCGCTATAACTGGATGCTGCAATACTATCTGCGCGCCGAAGGCCTCTCGTTGAGCTGGGTCGGCACCGGCCGGCTGATCTTCAGCCTCAACTACACCGACGCCGACTTCACCGAAGTCGCCGAACGCTTCGTCCGCGCGGCGCAGAAGATGAAGGCCGACGGCTTCTGGTGGCACGACGGCGTGCTTACCAACAAGAACATCAAGCGGCAGATCCTGAAAGAGATGCTGGCCAAGCGCCTTGGGCGCTGA
- a CDS encoding FecR domain-containing protein has product MVAWRRFVLALALLALPLAGSSVACASEAMELAQAQPQTQPIPAPSPTPSASPVPATDAQPAAVEPIGNVATVTGIATVIRDKNSYPLRVRDDIYLNDVVQTSSNSSLGVTFNDATTFNLSASARITVDSYVYEDGGKQNAAIFDVGKGTVAFVAAAVAKTGDMKITTPTATLGIRGTTGVVDVPEGAAANRASNVNIKLYPDADGRVGHIDVDDRTSGTRLGALTQASSGFAIRPGAATAGIMRYAAVPITIPPQQVARDRGFVSQVHLAQTTGRQIVTEQRDFRRSNPSALSRIPRPVQPQQQQLRPNTAPGQQQQRPNGQPGQNLRPGQQQPGAPGRQGTQQGVQPPQRQGQGQQGGAVQPGGQRAGQGQQQRGQQQQGQPQPGQQQGTGRPGAQRGGQGTAPNGTPQVQPQRGGQLQPGGTVTPQPGTTPQLSPQPRQPRTGMQPGQPPAAQQPGLQRPGGFQQRLPATQRPAAPRRPASPKDKKERR; this is encoded by the coding sequence TTGGTAGCCTGGCGCCGCTTCGTGCTCGCGCTCGCCCTGCTCGCATTGCCGCTGGCAGGCAGCAGCGTGGCTTGTGCATCCGAAGCGATGGAGCTTGCCCAGGCGCAGCCACAAACACAGCCGATACCCGCTCCCTCCCCGACGCCGTCGGCCTCACCTGTTCCCGCGACAGACGCGCAGCCCGCCGCAGTCGAACCGATCGGCAACGTCGCGACGGTGACGGGGATCGCGACAGTGATCCGCGACAAGAACTCGTATCCGCTGCGCGTGCGCGACGACATCTATCTCAACGACGTCGTGCAGACCTCGTCGAACTCCTCGCTCGGCGTCACCTTCAACGACGCCACCACGTTCAATCTCTCCGCCAGCGCCAGAATCACCGTCGACAGCTACGTCTATGAGGACGGCGGCAAGCAGAATGCCGCGATCTTCGACGTCGGCAAGGGCACGGTCGCCTTCGTTGCGGCAGCGGTGGCGAAGACCGGCGACATGAAGATCACGACGCCGACCGCGACACTCGGCATCCGCGGCACGACCGGCGTCGTCGACGTGCCGGAAGGCGCAGCGGCGAACAGGGCGAGCAACGTCAACATCAAGCTCTATCCCGACGCCGACGGCCGGGTCGGGCATATCGACGTCGACGATCGCACCAGCGGCACGCGGCTTGGCGCGCTGACGCAAGCGTCCAGCGGCTTTGCGATCCGACCGGGCGCAGCGACGGCCGGAATCATGCGCTATGCGGCAGTGCCGATCACCATTCCACCGCAGCAGGTCGCGCGCGACCGCGGCTTCGTCAGCCAGGTGCATCTGGCGCAGACCACGGGCCGGCAGATCGTCACCGAACAACGCGACTTCCGCCGCTCCAATCCGAGCGCGCTCAGCCGTATTCCGCGGCCGGTCCAGCCGCAACAGCAGCAATTGCGTCCGAACACGGCGCCGGGTCAGCAACAGCAGCGGCCGAACGGCCAGCCCGGCCAGAACCTCCGTCCGGGCCAGCAGCAACCGGGCGCGCCGGGCCGCCAGGGAACACAGCAAGGCGTCCAGCCGCCGCAGCGGCAGGGCCAGGGGCAACAAGGCGGTGCGGTGCAGCCGGGTGGCCAGCGCGCGGGCCAGGGACAGCAGCAGCGGGGCCAACAGCAACAGGGTCAGCCGCAGCCCGGCCAGCAGCAGGGCACCGGACGTCCAGGTGCACAGCGCGGTGGACAGGGCACCGCGCCCAACGGCACGCCGCAAGTCCAGCCGCAGCGCGGCGGACAGCTTCAGCCTGGAGGAACAGTGACGCCACAACCGGGCACGACGCCGCAACTGAGCCCGCAGCCGCGACAGCCGCGTACCGGCATGCAGCCGGGCCAGCCGCCCGCGGCGCAACAGCCAGGCCTGCAGCGCCCCGGCGGATTCCAGCAGCGCCTGCCCGCCACACAACGCCCCGCAGCACCGCGTCGGCCCGCCTCTCCGAAGGACAAGAAAGAGCGGCGGTGA
- the asd gene encoding archaetidylserine decarboxylase (Phosphatidylserine decarboxylase is synthesized as a single chain precursor. Generation of the pyruvoyl active site from a Ser is coupled to cleavage of a Gly-Ser bond between the larger (beta) and smaller (alpha chains). It is an integral membrane protein.) translates to MTVKALIASFTQQEDLNFLLTNRIPRAALTRFMGRFSKIENPLVRDFSIALWKLFSDLDLSEARKTHFKSLHDCFTRELKPGLRPFDPDPSVVASPSDGIVGAHGRIADTELFQVKGAPYSLLDLVGDSALVDQHRNGSFVTLRLTSSMYHRFHAPYDAHIERVTLIHGDVWNVNPIALKRVERLFCKNERAVIRTHLSTGEAVTLVPVAAILVASIRLHFLDMVLNAQTRGPVNFPCDVNVTKGEELGWFEHGSTIIILAPGDFAFCDGIGEGTRIRAGQALLKRK, encoded by the coding sequence ATGACAGTCAAAGCCCTCATCGCCTCTTTCACCCAGCAGGAAGACCTCAACTTCCTGTTGACCAACCGCATTCCCCGCGCGGCGCTGACGCGCTTCATGGGCCGGTTCTCCAAGATCGAGAACCCCCTCGTGCGGGACTTCTCGATCGCGCTGTGGAAGCTGTTTTCCGACCTCGACCTGTCGGAGGCGCGCAAGACGCATTTCAAGAGTCTGCACGATTGCTTCACGCGTGAGCTCAAGCCAGGCCTGCGGCCGTTCGACCCGGACCCCTCCGTCGTCGCCAGCCCGTCCGACGGCATCGTCGGTGCTCACGGCCGGATCGCCGACACCGAGCTGTTCCAGGTCAAGGGCGCGCCCTATTCGCTGCTCGACCTCGTCGGCGATTCCGCCCTGGTCGACCAGCACCGCAACGGAAGCTTCGTCACGCTGCGGCTGACCTCGAGCATGTATCATCGCTTCCACGCGCCCTATGATGCGCATATCGAACGCGTCACGCTGATCCATGGCGACGTCTGGAACGTCAACCCGATTGCGCTGAAGCGCGTCGAGCGTCTCTTTTGCAAGAACGAGCGCGCGGTGATCCGTACGCATTTGTCGACCGGCGAGGCCGTGACGCTGGTGCCGGTTGCCGCGATCCTGGTCGCGAGCATCCGGTTGCACTTTCTCGACATGGTGCTGAACGCGCAGACGCGCGGTCCCGTCAATTTCCCCTGCGACGTCAACGTGACCAAGGGCGAGGAGCTCGGCTGGTTCGAGCACGGCTCGACCATCATCATCCTGGCGCCCGGCGATTTCGCGTTCTGCGACGGCATTGGCGAAGGCACCCGCATTCGCGCAGGTCAAGCGCTGTTGAAGAGAAAGTAG